From Cheilinus undulatus linkage group 17, ASM1832078v1, whole genome shotgun sequence, one genomic window encodes:
- the si:ch1073-398f15.1 gene encoding cardiomyopathy-associated protein 5, translating to MDAVTEDLIRADTDAEMTVLSPEEFAEQNLEGSDEVEHLRNSLREAVHDDNVRPKMQCLMMDSSFSMVTMQGEDSGIAWETTPSRCTTPWASETGNPTVELGSPVAVRPATPGSVPAGKIIFVMDEELMSRRKKTKEKKPERRILVESSENISGRPELVEVSQPNVKTEGEGEEEESNESPEDKEQRLFRLVSEGSEILNIIVPPKLATVDEEESKEMVDNLSYLEESLVPKANEDPHDYEILVSITEPAAARAEVMPLSCTGPRVMDPPGAPVARPPGMGAPGNVDYFEAFALIDAQAPGGPAVVAKGGAEQEAEGRTENQEAEEPATPKDNKAATTALENDKLDTISLEEITSDLLDEVFYAGTEDYVMKSLDKEDGVPGTPSRLPSKPSGSNLFGSQEEILTPIFLPDGPPKIIDPILLEEPKAMAFLYTDLYEEAIGNRMKEEDTESLTSEKSFHSRHSDREARGYLEKYVLIDETPAVEGELSDKEKCRKEGPRTLSDDLYDMSDMLSRHGMGEVPNSEEEITDFFRTSDNSSPCDIEPFSRKLEEEEPQSVTKRKDKPTKNVSIKVEKVAADPLSISSFEFLPDEPDWGGMDDHPAGLDEKDVGSHPGKELWKQGSAVQMPVAPPRRRTPSAPKACLDLTPLTPVEIIQEQEEAGGKEQREEEKETASPAETADEGDGEEPVPPSNNDAPSEEALVEVDAVNVQSVEDSKEVTVIDKEQATAEQKDTETVEEGATKETETKEVDMASSELVELEVQAENLADDSNVTPAEPATGRGRCIIL from the exons atggatgCTGTGACAGAGGACTTGATAAGGGCGGACACGGACGCTGAGATGACGGTGTTGTCACCTGAAGAATTTGCTGAGCAAAATTTGGAGGGCAGTGATGAAGTGGAGCATCTTCGTAACAG TTTACGTGAGGCCGTCCATGATGACAATGTTAGGCCAAAGATGCAGTGCCTGATGATGGACTCCTCCTTCTCCATGGTGACTATGCAAGGGGAGGATAGTGGGATTGCATGGGAAACCACCCCTAGTCGCTGCACCACGCCATGGGCGTCTGAAACTGGAAACCCAACTGTGGAGTTAGGTTCTCCAGTTGCAGTGCGTCCTGCAACACCTGGATCTGTCCCTGCAGGGAAGATTATCTTTGTCATGGATGAGGAACTCATGTCAAGACGGAAAAAAACTAAAGAGAAGAAACCAGAAAGACGAATCCTTGTGGAAAGCTCTGAGAATATCTCAGGAAGGCCAGAGCTGGTAGAAGTCTCACAgccaaatgtgaaaacagaaggagaaggagaggaagaggaatcAAATGAATCCCCTGAAGACAAAGAGCAACGGCTGTTCCGTTTGGTGTCAGAGGGCTCTGAAATCCTCAACATAATAGTTCCTCCAAAGCTGGCGACTGTAGACGAGGAGGAGAGCAAGGAAATGGTGGACAACCTTTCATATTTGGAGGAGAGCCTGGTTCCCAAAGCGAATGAAGACCCCCATGACTATGAGATTCTGGTGTCAATAACTGAACCAGCTGCGGCAAGAGCTGAGGTCATGCCTTTGTCTTGCACCGGTCCTCGTGTGATGGATCCACCAGGAGCCCCAGTGGCAAGACCTCCAGGGATGGGAGCTCCTGGGAATGTGGACTACTTTGAGGCATTTGCCCTGATCGATGCCCAAGCTCCAGGAGGTCCTGCTGTGGTTGCGAAAGGGGGTGCAGAGCAAGAGGCTGAGGGTAGAACTGAGAACCAGGAAGCAGAGGAACCTGCAACTCCTAAAGACAACAAGGCTGCAACAACAGCTTTGGAAAATGACAAGTTAGACACAATCAGCCTTGAGGAAATCACCAGTGATCTTCTTGACGAAGTCTTTTATGCTGGCACTGAGGACTATGTCATGAAAAGTCTGGACAAAGAGGATGGAGTCCCGGGAACACCCTCCAGGCTCCCTTCAAAACCAAGTGGTTCCAATTTGTTTGGGAGCCAAGAGGAGATCTTGACTCCAATCTTCTTACCAGACGGGCCCCCCAAGATTATCGACCCCATTCTGCTGGAGGAGCCCAAAGCTATGGCCTTCCTTTACACTGACCTGTATGAGGAAGCCATTGGTAATCGGATGAAAGAAGAAGATACAGAAAGTTTGACCTCTGAGAAGTCTTTCCACAGCAGACACTCAGACCGGGAAGCGAGAGGATATTTAGAGAAGTATGTCCTTATAGATGAGACTCCTGCAGTAGAAGGGGAACTAAGTGACAAAGAGAAATGCAGAAAGGAAGGTCCCCGGACTTTGTCTGACGACTTGTATGATATGAGCGATATGCTATCAAGGCATGGGATGGGCGAGGTACCAAATTCAGAGGAGGAGATCACTGACTTCTTCAGAACGAGTGACAATTCTTCTCCATGTGATATAGAACCTTTCTCAAGAAAACTTGAAGAGGAAGAACCTCAGTCAGTcacaaagagaaaagacaagCCAACTAAAAATGTCTCCATCAAGGTTGAAAAAGTTGCAGCAGATCCACTTAGCATTTCAAGCTTTGAGTTTCTTCCTGATGAACCAGACTGGGGAGGCATGGATGACCATCCTGCAGGTCTGGATGAGAAAGATGTTGGTTCACATCCAGGGAAGGAATTGTGGAAACAAGGTTCAGCAGTGCAAATGCCAGTTGCCCCTCCCAGGAGAAGGACACCATCTGCTCCGAAGGCATGTCTGGACCTCACACCTCTGACTCCGGTTGAAATCATTCAGGAACAAGAAGAGGCTGGTGGaaaggagcagagagaggaagagaaagagacgGCATCACCAGCAGAGACTGCAGATGAGGGAGATGGAGAGGAACCGGTACCTCCGTCCAACAATGATGCTCCATCTGAGGAAGCACTGGTTGAAGTGGATGCTGTGAATGTGCAAAGTGTAGAGGATAGCAAAGAAGTAACTGTCATAGACAAAGAGCAAGCCACGGCTGAGCAGAAAGACACTGAAACAGTAGAAGAAGGAGCTACAAAAGAAACAGAGACTAAAGAAGTAGACATGGCGTCATCGGAATTGGTTGAATTAGAAGTTCAAGCTGAGAACCTAGCAGATGATTCAAATGTCACGCCAGCTGAACCAGCAACAGGAAGAGGACGATGTATAATACTTTAA
- the dtwd2 gene encoding tRNA-uridine aminocarboxypropyltransferase 2, with protein sequence MDNVPSFCSSDTSEENGEETCHGSSVEDGFVDAFGDLAALPVEVGERRPTCLRCRRPQKVCLCPFLPPQPLEVSTCLYVVQHPAEESRVLRTVPLLAACLPQGKCNVIVGRRFNEEKHPELAAVCRDSRTLILYPGPKSQNLEELVQYQEVGSVKHNVIIIDGTWSQAKNMFLKNSLFHLPKQVQLNRTLSSQYVIRTQPSNICLSTLECAAVALSILEQNDNIQEVLLRPLKALCSFQLQHGAQIHHSKEHLLKNGMYDKPMPKNKRKIKRMEKLVTDHNICPR encoded by the exons atggaCAATGTCCCCAGTTTTTGCTCCTCTGACACCTCTGAAGAAAACGGAGAGGAGACCTGTCATGGCTCCTCGGTTGAAGACGGATTTGTAGACGCTTTCGGCGACCTGGCCGCTCTCCCTGTCGAGGTTGGCGAGAGAAGACCGACGTGTTTGCGGTGCCG TCGCCCTCAGAAGGTGTGTCTCTGTCCTTTTCTTCCACCACAACCCCTGGAGGTCTCCACGTGTCTGTACGTGGTGCAGCATCCTGCAGAG GAGAGCAGAGTACTCCGCACAGTCCCTCTACTTGCTGCTTGTTTGCCACAAGGAAAATGCAATGTCATAGTTGGGAGGAGGTTTAATGAAGAAAA GCATCCAGAGCTTGCTGCGGTATGTCGAGACAGCAGAACGCTGATCCTGTACCCCGGCCCCAAATCCCAGAACCTGGAGGAACTCGTGCAATACCAGGAAGTAGGAAGTGTGAAACATAATGTGATCATCATTGATGGCACGTGGAGCCAGGCCAAAAACATGTTCCTCAAAAACAGCCTGTTTCACCTGCCTAAACAG GTCCAGCTTAACAGGACTCTATCCAGTCAGTATGTGATTCGCACACAACCATCTAACATCTGCCTGTCCACGCTGGAGTGTGCTGCTGTCGCCCTTTCCATCCTGGAGCAGAATGACAACATCCAGGAG GTTCTGCTGCGGCCCCTGAAAGCTCTGTGCTCCTTCCAGCTGCAGCACGGTGCTCAAATCCATCACAGCAAGGAGCATCTGCTGAAGAACGGCATGTATGACAAACCCATGCCCAAGAACAAACGCAAGATAAAAAGGATGGAGAAACTCGTGACTGATCACAACATCTGCCCCAGATGA